A genomic stretch from Telmatocola sphagniphila includes:
- a CDS encoding PEP-CTERM sorting domain-containing protein (PEP-CTERM proteins occur, often in large numbers, in the proteomes of bacteria that also encode an exosortase, a predicted intramembrane cysteine proteinase. The presence of a PEP-CTERM domain at a protein's C-terminus predicts cleavage within the sorting domain, followed by covalent anchoring to some some component of the (usually Gram-negative) cell surface. Many PEP-CTERM proteins exhibit an unusual sequence composition that includes large numbers of potential glycosylation sites. Expression of one such protein has been shown restore the ability of a bacterium to form floc, a type of biofilm.) — translation MPEPIGIILLSAGLIGVWAVYRKRLRNYASAA, via the coding sequence GTGCCCGAACCAATCGGTATCATCTTACTTTCAGCCGGATTGATTGGTGTGTGGGCGGTTTATCGCAAGCGTCTCCGCAATTATGCCAGTGCCGCCTGA